In Citrus sinensis cultivar Valencia sweet orange chromosome 3, DVS_A1.0, whole genome shotgun sequence, the sequence TCAAGTTTAACTAggattaaagaaattaataaaactcaGAAATAGCTAAGAATTAAACAGTATAAAGGTTAAGCACCCCATTATTATTTGCACTctctattttattctctttcaGTCTTTTACTGTTAAAAGCGTGATACCATCTTTACCGTCCACGTGTAGCTTGATCActagaaaacaacaaaaaaagggGGGCAGAAAGTTGAAACACTAGTGTAACTGTCTTCTATGTTTTATTGATGACCACTCATAATTGTGCTGAAGGAGATTTCACAGTGGGCTTGTCCACattgaaacaagaaaaagtgTGCCCCCACTGGAATGGTGGGGCTGGTAGAGCTGCCTTAAAGCCGTGTGATGGGCAAGCTAGTTTTGAGATTTGAGCcaacttttgaaattattttgatgtCTCGAGGCCTGTGCTTGTCTAGTCCAAAAAAAGTTTCTTGAGTGATTCTTTCAGTACAACCAATTTTATTGGGGCACTCTTGTTGATGTTACTGTGATAAAGCACACACATCATTTTTGGATTAGGTATAGCCGATATTGAGCCATTTGATAAATCCAAATCTCATCTCTTGGATTTTTGACCATATATTGATATGGTGAGTGGGACCCACAGCCCACTTGGTTTTAACCTCTGAACACTATTTTACTTAATCTCATTCTGTGGTATGCTTGGTTTTAGCATACCACATGAAAATAAATGCTTGGTTTTAGCATTTATTGGTTGTTTCTGTTTCAATAATGTGGCAGTGTGACCATaacatgaaaatattattaaaatcactGAAATGTGTTTCTGTTCTGTTTTCTTGttatctttttctctctattgtctTAAAGTGGCAATATTCACATGCTTTCGATCATTGAATGAGAATAATTTGTAATAGATATGCAGACCATGATGTATGATTCTTTGGTCCGCCAACCAGCCCCCTTGCCTAGGCTAATCattgatttaaaattcatttaccAAAGTATATAAAATCCATCCTTTTAGTGGGAAGAAGATGAACTGTCaatcttaaaattatattggtTGATATGTGTTGCTGTAGTGTATCTAATTAGACACTATGTTACGCTCAAACAGttgaaaagtaattatatGGGAATGTTGATATAAgcttaacaaatttaatgtgTAAGCTGTTGAAACTGAATTTAGTTCTTCTAAATCAAGAATGTGGAATTCAGAGATTTCGAAGCTTGCACACATCACTTGATTCCTTTACACAACGAGCTTGTGGCACAAATAGCTACgatatattatttgaaagtCTCACAAGCATTTATGGTTACTATCTAGCTTTTCACTTGTTAGCATTCCTTAAACTAACTTCTTTATGGATGTCTTGTTTTTGTGCATTGATCAGCACTTCAGGCACCACCTCAACAACACCAGTCACAGGTACTCCAGGCACAACCACACCCACAACAACTCCGTCCACTACCACTCCAACGACTAACACACCAGGCAGCACCACACCAGGCAGCACCACTCCGGGCAGCACCACTCCGTACACCACCACACCATCAACTGGAACTGGAGTGTTGGGAGGAGTTGGTCCTGGTTTAGGCCCTTCGGGATCTGGTATGCCCAACACAGACTATAGTCATGGTGGGATGAGACTGCAAAACTCTGCCTTGTCTTTTTTGGTCGTCCTCTTGTTCTCAGGCTCGATGCTCTTGTGGGGTTGAAAGAAACAATCAACATGACATCTACTAGGATGGAGATGTGGTACTATAGTCAGTGTCCTTGATGCTGGATCTCAATGTGCAAAGATGGAGTATGCATGTGATTGTGTTGTTAATTATCTAAAGACACCTTAATTAGCTGGctaagtttctttttcttttcctcttctaCTTGTCAAAAAGAGATGATGAGCTTTTTAGTCCTTTTCGGCGAGTGGAAGTACTGTCTCTCTCTttatcacttttttgtttcttgttttgtACATCTTGATCGGGAAAGCAGTTATTTATCACTTCAGGTGATGATAATTTAGAACCTATtatcttcttattatttagtattaaaaCTGTGCTCATGGTTTATGTAGGGTGTATTTTAACATAATGTACGCTCAAAAGTCTTCTATATCACGCTACCGTACTACCGGCACGCTTCGTTGCAGTTAAGTATCCTGGAATAGGATTATTTCGAATCAAAAAATACTAATCCCATGTTTGATGCTTAAAGGTTATGCTGGGATGTGGAATTAAGGTTCAGTTTGGAAGTGTAGTTACTGTAGATTTTAAGTAGTTgtggttaaaaaattataattataaaataaaagttaataatttaggaAAATTTGTGGCACGGTATACAGTTGTATCGGAGCTTGATCTTAATAATTTAtagtaaatgtaaattttaaataataattttgttaaaatattaaagaaataatagattttatataatataaaaaaaattatatcaacataatttttaaatttaataaattatgtttgtcaaatattttttgtattataatttttaaattataatgatctaattttaatttcaaacgcATTTTAAGGGTCCACGGCCTAGTCTTGAATAACAAAAATGTGCTGTTGGGGCACCTTTGGATTACTTTGCTAAAGTTCAAATTTATCTCAAGATGTATTTGatttacattataatattattttaaatttacacgtttaattatattgttgttAAAGCAAttgttatataatatatagttgagtttaaactaataaataatatattttttgatatttaataaataaagtgtagtattataaatttataatataaattattataaatagaaatattaatacattttataattaaattttttaaatttatattaagtgAGTTctcatttacaaatttaaactaggattaaataaatatttatctattctaaattaatgttaataattaaattattattttatttttccaattcAATCTAATTCTGAATTACTTAACataaaatagtattatatCCTAATTATATAGCATCGTATTCTATTAGGTAAAAGATCATTTagtctatttattttaaaattagtatccatttagtctctatatttttcaaaatatctcaaaatatcTCTGCCGTTAAAGTATTAATACTCttaccgttactttttatttctttggcttacttttacaatattaccctttaataacaattttttgtttggacattaataaaaataaaataattaaattaccaatttaaccccaaaaataaaaaaaaattatattaatttttaattgtcaaaaattgtatgcaaactaTCAAGTGTGCAAACGGtgcttgtaaaaaaaattaatataattttttttagagttaaattagtaatttaattatttttttattaatattttaaaaaattattataaaatggtaatattgtaaaagtaaactaaaagaaatgaaaaataatggtaagagtatcaatactttaacgacAAAGATGTTTcgagatattttaaaaaatacagaaaTTAAAGGAACTTTTATCCTATTCTATTCGatcttattatgaaaaaaagaaaaaaaattgaaaatgccGCAAAATTGAAGATTATTTTCGGCTACAGTTTCAGAGAGTTGGGTCCACAGTCTGTTGGAGTTTCAGTTTTACTGTCAAGAATTGTTTTGTCGTTCTCATCAATCTCAGGCTccgattaaattaaataaaatgttactCAGAAAAAATCTGTtagcttttaattaatttaattttcttttttcctggTATATTTCAAAGATTTGTATGGACGCCCACGTGGCCTAAACTGTTCAATGTCCTGCAGAATGCGTTTGATTCTCTTCATCACCATTAGTTTAAGTTCTAGTTTGAAGTTTGAACCGACATGCTTCTTGATATTCTTTGTAtgtgatttcaaaatttttaattatagattTGAACTTCTTGATTTCAGAGATTTGAAGTTTGCTAAGTTACAGCTGCTATAATTTATAGCAGCTTCAAAAATATACGG encodes:
- the LOC102621484 gene encoding PLASMODESMATA CALLOSE-BINDING PROTEIN 3 isoform X1; this translates as MAVLVLLALFLGFTGHSTANWCVCKDGVGDPVLQKALDYACGAGADCNPIHSNGPCYNPNTVKAHCSYAVNSYFQRKGQAQGSCDFSGSATVATTDPSTAGCSYPSSASTSGTTSTTPVTGTPGTTTPTTTPSTTTPTTNTPGSTTPGSTTPGSTTPYTTTPSTGTGVLGGVGPGLGPSGSGMPNTDYSHGGMRLQNSALSFLVVLLFSGSMLLWG